One Arachis hypogaea cultivar Tifrunner chromosome 2, arahy.Tifrunner.gnm2.J5K5, whole genome shotgun sequence genomic window, AAATGAGTATAGTTATCAAATTAAGAGTTAAGACTATTGTACTTGAGCAGTGATCATTATGTAATTTGATAAACCTTTACTTCTAGATTTATTCTGTTCTGTATATGCACGTGTGTGTTGAAACAATGACTTATGTGTTTACAAATATGTGCTGGTTAATAGAATGAAAGAAATATTATActatttccttcttcttcaaGTTCTGCTGCAGCATTTAATAACCCCTCATCTATTTGTATTTTATCCTAGTGTATGGTTTAACTAATTCTACAATACTTTTATTGTAGGATATATCATTTTTTACTCTGAAACAATTGGAGATTTGACATATTGTAAACAAATGTGAAGAGTTGTTGAAAATGATCTTAATTTCATATTGTGCAATTTCTTCAGGCTGAATTAGTTGTGGAAGATCATCCCACATGTTAAAAGACTTAAATTAGTTTTCTCATTTTATCAGGGATAGGTTTATTAATCTACTTGGTGATTTTATCTTGGCCACTTAGTTTATGTACATTGATGATATGTACACTGAGGAAACATGTCTAAAAAAGAAGTGTATCTGTGTTTGTTTATTGTCTTTCAAATACATGAATACAGACATAAATACACAAAGAGACATATacacaaaaatatacaatttttttattatgtttggtAATACTAAACAAGACACACCAGTATAAACTAAATATCAATCTTATCCCTATATTATCACCAATGGAATAAGGATAAGAGTAAATTATtaagaataaaagaataaatatttGTATCTCATCAATGTGTTTCTGTGTTTCATCTTTTTTGAAAGACACCaaatacatatattttatgtATGTTTGTGTATCACGATGTCTTTTAAAAATCTATATctcaacaaataaataataaatatatacaacTATATTTATGTATTAATGTCTGTGTTCCATCAAACAAACGCACCATCAAACATAATGTTCACGAATATTATGTCTTGCTCTTGATTGATTTACACAACAGAggctaattaatttttattttagagaagatGTCAATCTGTAAAAAAGTAATATATGTGGGTGTAATGCTaagaaattagtttttattagttaatattaatttattttaaatattaaattttaaattataaatcttaaatttttatacttaaattttaaattttaaattttttaaaaagtgagaatttttataattaaaaaaaattgattaatattgAATAACTAAAAATTAGTTTCTTTTGTACTAAATATAAGATTTGTTTGTGAATTGGTGTATAGAAATTAAATGATATCTTAGGATAAGAAGCGTGAATTGATTGTAAGCTCATCATAATTCctaaatgattttttgaaaatataatacaAATTTTGGTAGATATTTTCttatgtatttataaaatacTACGTAGAGATTTTTCAAAAGCTTTAAAATGTGAATTTGGGAAGACTATTTTTAAGAGATAAAGCGTTAAGTTCTGCATGAAATTTAAAaggtatattaattaaaaaatattactttttcgacatcttttgtatatttttatatgattaatAGTATATTAcgcaaaactaattttttttaggtgAAAATCCAGATGCAGTCAATTTTATAAAAAGTTGATAATTAAGaacaattagataaaaatttaatcaaataaattaaatcatcttTACGTAAAATCGACTTCACGATAGTTTCgagtttcttttattttcggcacccaaaagataaagatccaattttcacaattaaattattttggtaGAATCTAAGGTCAGCCCACACGGCTCAAGCCCATAACAGTAAAAGCTCCTCACCCAATTATAAAATACTCCTAAACACCCAAACCCTAATCTGCTATCTCTGTCCGCCGAGCCCTGCGTTCACTTCACATTCGATTGAAAATGACAACCCGCTTGAAGAAGAATCGCAAGAAGCGCGGTCACGTGAGCGCTGGGCACGGTCGTATCGGAAAGCACCGCAAGCATCCTGGAGGTCGTGGTAACGCCGGTGGCATGCACCACCACCGAATCCTATTTGACAAATACCATCCCGGATACTTCGGTAAGGTAGGTATGCGCTACTTCAACAAGCATCGCAACAAGTTTTACTGTCCAACCGTCAACATTGACCAACTCTGGTCACTCGTCCCGCAAGAGGTGAAGGATAAGGCTTCCCAGGAGAAGAAGGCTCCGTTGATCGATGTCACGCAGAACGGTTACTTCAAGGTCTTGGGAAAAGGTGTGCTCCCTCACAACCAGCCTGTTGTCGTCAAGGCTAAGCTTATTTCCAAGCTCGCTGAGAAGAAGATCAAGGACAATGGCGGCGCCGTCCTTCTCACCGcataagtttctttttaatattttttttcgttttcttgtGATCTGTTCGTTCTTTTTATCTGGGATCTGTTTTGAGACTGTTACACTGATTTCTTTGATTTAGatgttagttttaattttacttaCTGTTATGGATATTTTTTAGAATGCACACAGGAAAACCTGCTTGGttcaattcaatataattttAGTTACCTTTTGGAAGGGGTTTCCTTAATTACACAATGCATAAACACTTTGCATCTCTCATCAGTTTTTAGGGTTGGGAGAGCCAAGGACATTCAAGGGTGCTTGGCCAGCAGATCCCCTAGCATGTGCTGACTCCGCTGCTACCATTGATTTCTTTATCTGTTGAACATATAACAAATAAACGAAATAataattgtaataataataataacaattattcATCTTACaggtaaaaaatataattactaGATTAAAgtggaagaaaaaaaaacacttaCAGCCGGTAAAAAATATAAGAGTTAAATCCCAGAGTTAATCtctcaaattaataattattcaaattcattttcGAAATTGTCCTCGATACGACACTAAAACTAggtcattttatatttatttagaaaaaaaaggaAATCCAGCTTTTCCCTTTATTTTCCTCTTTCCTTCTCTTCCAAATTGTATCCAAttcacaaaatattaaaaattcaaatacaataattgaattaaattggctAAGCTTTTTGTGAtgatcatgaaaaaaaaaaataacacatacaaaattcagatgaataaaacaaaattcactTCATCAGAAAATGGAGTTTGAAAATTAGAAACATTATAAAAGGCTGAAAAGGCAATAGAGCTTCACAGAAGAAAATCATAATTTATTTCCTCTCAGAAAAGGGtgataattctttttatttttcattatttttctgcGAATTAAcaaattattgttttgaattgGGTTGAGGAAGGAAAAAAGGAccggaaaagaaaagagaaattggTAAAGGGTTGAGGAAGGAAAAAAGGACTCTGAGGcaaggagaaaaaggaaaagagaaattgGGAATAGGTTGGAGAAGAAAAAGGGGAGCTgtgaatggaaaaaaaaaaaaaggaaaattgggtaagggttgaggaAGCAAAAAAGGACTGTAGGGAAATTGGAAatggaaaaagagaagaaggagaaagaaaaatagGAAATGAAGAAAGGGAAGGAGAAGGAAAAAAGGACCTTAGGGAAATTAGAAATggagaaagggaaagaagaacCGAGAAAGAATAAAACAACAGTTGTTTTTAGTTTTCTCCAATAATAAGGATAGACGAAAATTATTTTAAGGACTATTGTGAGTTTTGAAGAATAATTTTGgagataaatttaaataattattaatttcaaagATTACTTTAAGGTTCGAATGTTAACTCAAAGATTATTTTGAGATTTAACTCAAAATATAATTTACTTGCAACTTGCTAAAGCATGATAAATACAAGTCTAGAATATGACATTCAAATGAAtatgaatcatatatatatatatatataaagagagaccGACAAACTACATGTCTTATGTAGCTTTTAATTTTATCACCACCGAATTCAGAAAGTGTCATATTCCAAGTTTTTTCTACAAAGACGAAGACACGGAGTTAAATGTGAAATGTGCTGAAACCAAACTCGAGCAAGAAGAAATTTTCTAATCACTAACATAGATGTAAAAGTATGTCTTTTGCTTCCAAAGTTGTTGATTTTCGATGCTTAGTTAGGAGTGTACACCTTAacttttagtattttattatcgTACTAAAAGTTTAGACGTTATTTATCTctgaacatttttattttataccatctttatttaatattgagctttCGTGAATACGAACCGAAACTTTAATTAAGAAGACGATAGGAGACTTTATTTTCAATCacttaatcataaaagtatttatatatagtattaaatacatagacttatttaAAGATTCTCAAAAcaaatcctacccctctaaaaaaaaaaaaaataaacgatgaggggaaaataaattctaacaactcaactcatGAACAGAATCTTCTGTACTCCTGTAActccgcactaaaccttcgcacctaTAGCTGAAAAGGGAGAAAATAAGGGGTaaaaactggggagttcttagtagggtcagtGTTAGAAGTTAAGTTCGTTTCATTATGTTTCCAGtcaataacaacaatcaacaaagtATAATCCAACTCAGTAATTAGGTTGCGTTTGTTTTTTAAAACAGGACAAGACAAGACACTGAAAATAGAATAGGACAAGACACTGAAggaaattttgtgttcttgtattctatttggtgataaattagaacaaatatgaaaattcaatttattctcattttttatttaaaaaaatgagataaaaaatataataataaaaaatataatcatgaaaaattaataagaataataaaagaaaaaaatgaaaaataagttgtgtcccttgttagtgtctccgtgtctTTCCTGTcaagatggacacaaaatacactaattcagtgtttcTGGACATATTGTCTCTATCTATGTCTCTTCTGCCAAACATGATTCTGTATTTCTGTGTCACTGTCTCAGTGTCCTATCTTTGTAAACAAACGTAGCCTTACAGAacatagaatccaatcacaagaatacacaatcatagaaaacacaatcacaaacaaatatgcgtaaagaagtatgatgcatgtttagttctatacaggccatgagctcatgtgttggtTTGTTGTCCGATTTTCGACACTGGTCATGATATAAGCATTTCGTATCGCCGTCCCAATCTTAACCAACGTCCCCTCCatgagcgttacgcatcgccATCATCATCGGGGAACCTTCCTTTCGGTCTCTCCagtgagcgttacgcatcgcTATCCCCACTGAGCTGTCCATATAGTATCaagtgagcgttacgtatcgccgtccctactagacacttggcactaaggcACAAATAGCACTCAACTCtgttttaatctttgctctctGCTTTACTATGGCAGAGATCCCTTTAATTAATACCTTCTTTTCTATCTACTCTCCTATGGCAGACGTTCATCAAATTCTTTTAATCTTTATTCtctactctcctgtggcagatatttcttttagtttcttttattcttttattcttttattctctgttatttattgaattatatttCGATTTAACTTAGCAAGCTTTGTCTGAGTTTGGCTTTCAGTGCTATAATCTCTGTAAGCaatctctgtcttacaggtgcgaccatcccctAGAGTGGCCGATATATCTCTGGAAAGCAAATTTCGGTGGACTTACCACCATATCTATGCTCAtctcattttttttgttctttctttcttttttttctatgctTTGCCCTCCTTTGGCAGggattcttttaaatttttttaatatttgctctctgctctcctgtggcagaggttctttaatattttttttctttctttccttatcATTCCATAATATAATTTATCTCTGCATTATTTTCTCACCTTTCCCTAAGTGTCTTATTAAAAAAAGTTATAGAGTACTTTAATTAAGTCTGCAttttctaaagcttttaagaCCACTCTGTTTGTTCTTCTCtgacttataataatattaataatatctttattaattaattttataataaaatattaacaataatataaatggagtaatttaatgataaataaataatatatatacatatttttcttaaaacttagtttataaaatcttatttttaaacttttattaattattttctaaatcacgaattttttaatattctattaatcttaatattttataaaattatattcgaACCTtcacttattttcatatttataaaaataacctgaacttttataaaatacccatttttaccccatactttatttattatccaaaatgcccgaaaacttatataattacaaattgtatctcgatttttatatacaaatacattgttact contains:
- the LOC112750377 gene encoding large ribosomal subunit protein uL15x, with amino-acid sequence MTTRLKKNRKKRGHVSAGHGRIGKHRKHPGGRGNAGGMHHHRILFDKYHPGYFGKVGMRYFNKHRNKFYCPTVNIDQLWSLVPQEVKDKASQEKKAPLIDVTQNGYFKVLGKGVLPHNQPVVVKAKLISKLAEKKIKDNGGAVLLTA